One window of Nitrospira sp. genomic DNA carries:
- a CDS encoding FKBP-type peptidyl-prolyl cis-trans isomerase gives MKRSRMTLIMTLLVFTSILGGGSVMTTSGQQSNTQEVTTSSGLKYVDQVLGTGDEAVVGKTASVHYTGWLENGKKFDSSLDRGQPFSFSLGAGRVIKGWDEGVQGMKVGGKRKLTVPSALGYGPRGAGGVIPPNATLIFDVELLGVR, from the coding sequence ATGAAACGTTCTCGTATGACATTGATCATGACACTATTGGTTTTCACATCGATCCTGGGAGGGGGAAGCGTTATGACCACAAGCGGGCAGCAATCGAACACTCAGGAGGTCACCACATCGTCCGGGCTCAAATACGTGGATCAGGTGCTCGGCACCGGAGATGAGGCAGTCGTCGGAAAGACGGCGAGCGTCCACTATACGGGTTGGCTGGAGAACGGCAAGAAGTTCGATAGTTCCCTCGATCGTGGGCAGCCCTTCTCATTTTCCCTCGGTGCAGGACGAGTCATTAAGGGTTGGGACGAAGGGGTGCAAGGGATGAAGGTGGGAGGGAAACGCAAACTCACCGTCCCATCCGCTTTGGGGTACGGACCGAGGGGCGCGGGCGGCGTGATCCCACCGAACGCCACGCTGATTTTCGACGTCGAATTGCTCGGCGTGCGGTAA
- a CDS encoding RiPP maturation radical SAM C-methyltransferase: MGEELHQQFGSVDYVCPGEADESFPALAALLLAGTAQSAALATMPTVLIETSRGCWWGDKSHCTFCGLNGATMAYRSKSGARAFEEMQQLSDQWQTDRIEVVDNILDMRYFLDLLPALAADGRPWEIFYVVKANLTRAQVSALRAPGVTRIQPGIESLSDHVLKLIGKGTCGLRNVQLLKWCREYGIGVDWNILYGFPGETREDYEEMLAMLPAIEFLDPPVACGPIRMDRFSPYFTKSEEFGLINVRPMKPYMFLYPFPHESLMHIAYHFDFDYRSGEAPAGYADDVIHFAEAWRQKEKRGLLCSVQRPDGSLVLRDTRPGATMREINLSGSEAAAYEFCDAFRPFVAIMRHLREQSPGLEITDKGVRAFLDSLVANRLMLTEGRNWLSLAVRVRETPHANELDFMQTSPWVKTWQADRV, encoded by the coding sequence ATGGGCGAGGAACTGCATCAGCAGTTCGGCTCTGTGGACTACGTGTGCCCCGGTGAAGCGGATGAAAGTTTCCCCGCGCTTGCCGCGCTACTCCTTGCGGGCACAGCGCAGAGCGCCGCGCTTGCGACGATGCCGACGGTGCTGATCGAGACTTCACGCGGCTGTTGGTGGGGCGACAAGTCGCACTGCACGTTTTGCGGGCTGAACGGAGCGACGATGGCGTACCGCAGCAAGAGCGGTGCGCGCGCGTTTGAGGAGATGCAACAACTGTCGGACCAATGGCAGACGGATCGTATTGAGGTGGTTGATAATATTCTAGACATGCGCTATTTTTTGGATCTCCTGCCGGCCTTGGCGGCGGACGGAAGGCCGTGGGAGATTTTCTATGTGGTTAAGGCGAATCTGACGCGGGCGCAAGTCTCGGCGCTGCGGGCCCCCGGCGTGACACGCATCCAGCCAGGCATTGAGAGTTTGAGCGATCATGTGCTCAAACTGATAGGGAAGGGGACTTGCGGACTTCGCAACGTGCAATTGCTCAAGTGGTGCCGGGAGTATGGGATTGGCGTGGATTGGAATATCCTCTACGGCTTCCCCGGCGAGACGCGTGAAGATTACGAGGAAATGCTGGCAATGCTTCCCGCCATCGAGTTTCTCGACCCGCCCGTGGCTTGTGGGCCGATTCGGATGGATCGCTTCAGCCCGTACTTTACGAAGTCCGAGGAGTTTGGGCTGATCAACGTCCGGCCAATGAAACCTTACATGTTTTTGTATCCATTCCCACACGAGAGTCTGATGCACATTGCATATCATTTCGATTTCGACTACCGCTCCGGCGAGGCACCCGCCGGGTACGCGGACGATGTGATTCATTTTGCCGAGGCGTGGCGGCAAAAGGAAAAGCGGGGACTGCTTTGCTCGGTGCAACGGCCTGACGGCTCACTGGTACTGCGCGACACCAGGCCTGGCGCGACGATGCGTGAGATCAATCTGTCCGGCAGCGAGGCGGCGGCGTACGAGTTTTGCGATGCGTTCCGTCCGTTCGTGGCAATCATGCGACACCTGCGCGAACAGTCGCCCGGCCTGGAAATCACGGATAAGGGCGTTCGCGCCTTTCTCGACTCGCTCGTAGCAAACAGGCTCATGCTTACTGAAGGGCGTAACTGGCTGAGCCTCGCCGTGCGCGTCCGCGAAACGCCCCACGCCAATGAGCTGGATTTCATGCAAACCAGCCCATGGGTCAAAACGTGGCAAGCGGACCGTGTGTGA
- the gcvT gene encoding glycine cleavage system aminomethyltransferase GcvT → MHTPLIAQHRAVGAKLVDFAGWEMPIHYTGVVDEYHTVRSKAGLFDVSHMGRIVVTGSDAESFLQRMTTNDLAALRPRQAQYSMVCNQQGGIMDDVFVYRMAKAGEFLLCVNASNRAKILSWLTEHSRGVPGCQVTDRSAEIAQIALQGPAARAIVASLGLSQLEQLKLRESTTVRVADVECLAARTGYTGEFGYEFYVYGQASTVWDKLFATGKAYGLKPAGLGARDLLRLEMGYLLYGNDIDEHTTPIEAGAEWVVRFEKGEFVGQPSLLIQKQAGPSRRFVGFELSEKGVPRHGFKILSASSPGSPIGEVTSGNLSPLLQKGIGLGYVSSEYAELGTDLIIDIRGKAVPAKVVKPPFYKRDSK, encoded by the coding sequence GTGCACACTCCCCTCATCGCACAACATCGCGCCGTCGGGGCGAAACTGGTCGACTTCGCGGGGTGGGAAATGCCCATTCACTACACCGGCGTTGTGGATGAGTATCACACCGTCCGCAGCAAGGCCGGTCTGTTCGATGTCAGCCATATGGGGCGGATCGTCGTCACCGGTTCCGATGCGGAGTCGTTCCTCCAGCGCATGACGACGAACGATCTCGCTGCACTTCGGCCCAGGCAGGCGCAGTACTCGATGGTCTGCAACCAGCAGGGCGGCATCATGGACGATGTCTTCGTCTATCGGATGGCCAAGGCCGGAGAATTTCTTTTATGCGTCAACGCGTCCAATCGAGCCAAGATCCTATCTTGGCTCACGGAGCACAGTCGGGGAGTTCCTGGCTGTCAGGTCACCGACCGTTCGGCAGAGATCGCTCAGATCGCCTTGCAGGGCCCGGCTGCGCGAGCGATCGTCGCATCGCTCGGATTATCACAGCTGGAACAGCTGAAGCTCAGAGAATCAACAACGGTGCGAGTCGCGGATGTCGAATGCCTGGCGGCGCGAACGGGCTATACCGGAGAATTCGGCTACGAGTTCTATGTGTACGGACAAGCCTCGACCGTCTGGGACAAGCTGTTTGCTACAGGCAAGGCGTACGGTTTGAAACCGGCGGGACTCGGTGCACGGGATCTCCTGCGTCTCGAGATGGGCTATCTGCTCTATGGTAACGATATCGATGAACACACGACGCCGATCGAGGCTGGAGCAGAATGGGTCGTGCGTTTCGAGAAGGGGGAATTTGTAGGACAGCCTAGCTTGTTGATTCAAAAACAAGCCGGCCCGTCTCGCCGATTCGTCGGCTTTGAATTGTCGGAAAAAGGGGTCCCCCGTCATGGCTTCAAGATTCTCTCTGCATCGTCACCCGGGTCTCCCATCGGAGAAGTCACCAGCGGCAATCTTTCGCCTCTGCTCCAGAAAGGGATCGGCTTAGGGTATGTATCTTCCGAGTATGCTGAACTCGGGACGGATCTCATCATCGACATTCGAGGAAAAGCGGTTCCAGCAAAAGTCGTCAAGCCGCCGTTCTACAAGCGCGACTCCAAATAG
- a CDS encoding NUDIX hydrolase, producing MEHPMVRNIYSGKVITLNIDTVQLPNGVTVDLETIRHPGAAAVVPVKDDGTVVLIRQFRHAAGGFIYEIPAGKLAPGENPLHCAARELEEEVGYRASSFELLSSIFTAPGFADEVIHVYKATGLTKGRQHLDRDEVLEIIEMPLHQAIARIRDGTIRDGKTIVGLQAVFIRNSECG from the coding sequence ATGGAACATCCAATGGTTCGCAACATCTATTCAGGGAAGGTTATCACGCTCAACATCGACACCGTCCAGTTACCGAACGGGGTGACGGTTGACCTCGAAACAATCCGCCATCCGGGGGCGGCAGCGGTGGTGCCCGTCAAAGACGATGGGACCGTGGTCTTAATCAGGCAGTTCCGGCATGCTGCCGGCGGATTCATTTACGAAATTCCAGCGGGAAAACTTGCTCCCGGGGAAAATCCTTTACATTGTGCCGCACGAGAACTGGAAGAAGAGGTCGGCTATCGGGCATCCTCGTTTGAGTTGCTCTCCAGTATCTTTACGGCTCCGGGCTTTGCGGACGAAGTGATTCATGTATACAAGGCCACCGGTCTCACGAAAGGACGTCAGCACTTGGATCGAGATGAAGTGCTGGAGATCATCGAAATGCCGCTGCATCAGGCGATTGCACGAATTCGAGACGGTACAATCCGAGATGGGAAAACGATCGTCGGCCTACAGGCGGTCTTTATCCGAAATAGCGAGTGTGGCTGA
- the arfB gene encoding alternative ribosome rescue aminoacyl-tRNA hydrolase ArfB — protein sequence MLHISSAIGIPDREIEIHAIRSQGTGGQNVNKVSTAIHLRFDIHMSSLPQLYKDALLMLRDHRISADGVITIKAQQYRTQERNREDALNRLRTLIQRAAIPRKKRKATAPTRSSQNRRIEGKKRQGRLKVLRRTVE from the coding sequence ATGCTGCACATTTCATCGGCTATCGGCATTCCGGATCGCGAGATAGAGATACACGCCATACGATCGCAAGGTACAGGGGGGCAGAACGTCAACAAAGTCTCGACCGCCATCCATCTGCGATTTGATATCCATATGTCATCTTTGCCGCAACTCTATAAAGATGCCCTGTTGATGCTGCGGGATCACCGCATCTCAGCCGATGGAGTGATCACGATTAAGGCTCAGCAATACCGCACGCAAGAGCGCAACCGTGAGGATGCGCTGAATCGCTTACGGACGCTCATTCAACGTGCGGCGATTCCTCGCAAGAAGCGAAAAGCCACCGCACCGACACGGAGTTCTCAGAATCGACGGATTGAGGGCAAGAAGCGACAGGGGCGCTTGAAGGTGCTTAGGCGAACGGTTGAGTGA
- a CDS encoding enoyl-ACP reductase, with translation MLLKEKKGLIIGVANKHSIAWAIAESTAGQGAQLLFNYQNERLKQNVEELAATLPGAKAFPCDVSNDGDITSLMQHVQKEAGHIDFLVHSLAFAPREELSGEFVNTTRQGFATALDISAYSLVAVTRAALPLMAAGGSIVTLTYLGSERVVPHYNVMGVAKAALEATVRYLAYDLGPLNIRVNAISAGPIKTLAARGVSGITKMVDLHKEFAPLRRPTEQGEVGDTALFLVSQLGRGITGEVIYVDGGFNILGMMASREQGIA, from the coding sequence ATGTTGCTCAAGGAGAAAAAAGGACTCATCATCGGTGTGGCCAATAAGCACAGCATCGCTTGGGCCATCGCGGAATCGACGGCCGGCCAGGGAGCTCAACTCCTCTTCAATTATCAGAATGAACGACTGAAACAAAATGTGGAAGAGCTCGCCGCCACCTTGCCGGGCGCGAAAGCGTTTCCCTGCGACGTGAGCAACGACGGTGACATCACATCGCTCATGCAGCACGTTCAGAAGGAAGCCGGACACATCGACTTCCTGGTCCACTCCCTGGCGTTCGCTCCCCGGGAAGAGCTGAGCGGAGAATTCGTGAATACCACTCGACAAGGGTTTGCGACGGCGCTCGACATCAGCGCCTATTCTCTCGTGGCCGTCACAAGGGCCGCCTTGCCGTTGATGGCCGCCGGAGGCTCCATCGTCACCCTCACCTACCTCGGGAGTGAGCGCGTCGTACCTCATTACAATGTGATGGGGGTCGCGAAAGCTGCACTCGAAGCGACTGTTCGCTACTTGGCTTACGATCTCGGCCCGCTCAACATTCGCGTGAATGCGATCTCCGCTGGACCGATCAAGACGCTGGCCGCGCGCGGGGTTTCAGGCATCACCAAGATGGTTGACCTCCATAAGGAATTTGCGCCCCTCCGTCGCCCAACCGAGCAGGGCGAAGTCGGGGATACAGCGTTGTTTTTGGTAAGTCAGTTGGGACGGGGTATTACCGGCGAAGTGATCTACGTGGACGGAGGATTCAATATTCTAGGCATGATGGCTTCCCGTGAACAGGGGATCGCATGA
- a CDS encoding FIST N-terminal domain-containing protein yields the protein MQFAVALSKTRETESAARAVVEDIRAQLNAAPIDLACVFFSAHHAAEVDLLTHVLIRTLRPSLLIGCSGEGVIAGAEELETVPAITVWAAVLPGVNLHPLRSSFSPTHDQFHLSGWPEPRVPEASFLLLADPFTVPVQDILGLLEERYPGTKAVGGLAGGGQEAGMNRLVLNNQVLDGGLVGVRLSGAVDIRPIISQGCRLIGDRFIVTKAERNVIHELGGVPALERLQAVFESLTEEDRQRAHRALHLGIVIDEHRNRFERGDFLIRNLLGADRITGAIAIGDVVQEGQTVQFHLRDRASAAEDLNLLLATDRARHRHPPLGGLLFSCCGRGRGLFGRPNHDAATTMERLGPIPIAGFFAQGEIGPIGNRNFLHGYTASLALFAERDS from the coding sequence ATGCAATTTGCCGTGGCCCTCTCGAAAACAAGAGAGACGGAATCTGCGGCTCGAGCCGTGGTCGAGGACATTCGGGCGCAGCTGAATGCCGCCCCGATCGACCTTGCTTGCGTCTTCTTTTCAGCTCATCACGCCGCCGAGGTCGACCTCTTGACTCATGTGTTGATAAGGACCCTTCGCCCGAGCCTCCTGATCGGCTGCAGTGGAGAGGGCGTGATTGCCGGAGCGGAGGAATTGGAAACCGTCCCGGCGATCACCGTCTGGGCCGCCGTCCTTCCCGGCGTCAACCTTCACCCGTTGCGATCCTCGTTTTCACCGACGCACGATCAATTTCACCTCTCGGGATGGCCCGAGCCGCGCGTTCCGGAGGCGTCGTTCCTCTTACTCGCCGATCCATTCACCGTGCCGGTTCAGGATATCCTTGGGCTTTTGGAGGAGCGCTATCCTGGAACGAAGGCGGTCGGAGGATTAGCCGGAGGTGGGCAAGAGGCCGGCATGAATCGATTGGTCCTCAACAACCAAGTCCTCGATGGCGGGTTAGTGGGTGTCCGCCTCTCGGGGGCCGTGGATATTCGGCCGATCATCTCCCAAGGGTGTCGCCTGATCGGTGACCGCTTCATCGTGACGAAGGCCGAACGCAATGTGATTCACGAACTTGGGGGCGTGCCGGCTTTGGAGCGATTGCAGGCCGTCTTCGAATCGCTGACGGAGGAAGACCGGCAGCGCGCTCATCGGGCGCTCCATCTCGGTATCGTGATCGACGAACATCGGAATCGGTTCGAGCGGGGAGATTTTCTCATTCGGAATCTACTCGGAGCCGACCGTATCACGGGCGCCATCGCAATCGGCGATGTGGTGCAAGAAGGCCAGACCGTGCAGTTTCATCTGCGCGACAGGGCATCAGCCGCGGAAGATTTGAACCTTCTGTTGGCGACCGACCGAGCCCGCCATCGGCATCCTCCGCTCGGCGGGCTTCTCTTCAGCTGTTGCGGCCGTGGTCGAGGGCTTTTTGGGCGGCCGAACCATGATGCGGCCACGACTATGGAACGTCTGGGACCGATTCCCATCGCGGGATTCTTTGCGCAAGGTGAGATAGGGCCCATTGGAAACCGTAATTTCTTGCACGGGTACACGGCTAGTCTGGCGCTCTTTGCCGAACGGGACTCTTAG
- a CDS encoding S8 family serine peptidase: protein MRTKKAKGPTIHVKKKTQPAIPKVIYANASPFSVGGVSMFEVGNQISVETVANFLSEQEVVVRAVNRLRDAGFQVLQISPMTINIAGSQATYERAFNTRLVAEERPVIKPGGVRDTGTFIDCPETEMSGLIATTGSTMGDLIEGVAIEEPVYPMATSMFAPHKAYWHLDVPAGVSLGCNADKAHRSGITGKGIKVAMVDSGWFKHPFFVNRGYRAAPVVLGPGAANSLADESGHGTGESANIFACAPDVELLPVKINFVNSLGAFNAAVGLNPHIITCSWGSDTGTSTTLSAANQALAAAIAAAVAAGITVIFSAGNGHVGFPGQHPDVISAGGVFMDIDQSLRASNYASGFNSVIYPNRRVPDLSGLVGMKPGANYIMLPLEPGDQIDVQKAGGVFPNGDETTNNDGWAAFSGTSAAAPQLAGVAALIKQACKKLTPQQIKTIMMKTARDVTAGDCNTTALTPGGVASVVGPDASTGNGLVDAHKAVLSAKIQCLGPIVPIKPITVQPITPVGLIKPVQPIKPIQPITPIQPIKPIAPVVLLPPVATVKTAEESTPEQGQTTLSEEDVASLQDLIATSDFELDK from the coding sequence ATGCGCACCAAGAAAGCGAAAGGGCCAACTATTCACGTCAAAAAGAAAACTCAACCTGCTATCCCGAAGGTCATTTATGCCAATGCCTCTCCATTCTCAGTGGGTGGCGTGTCAATGTTTGAGGTGGGGAATCAGATCAGCGTCGAAACTGTGGCCAACTTCTTGTCAGAGCAAGAAGTCGTAGTCCGTGCGGTCAACCGGCTGAGGGATGCGGGATTCCAGGTGCTCCAGATATCACCCATGACAATCAACATCGCCGGCTCGCAAGCAACATATGAACGAGCCTTCAACACCAGGCTCGTGGCCGAGGAACGGCCCGTCATTAAGCCTGGTGGAGTGCGTGACACAGGGACGTTTATCGACTGTCCTGAAACGGAGATGTCAGGTCTCATCGCGACGACAGGAAGCACCATGGGCGATCTGATCGAGGGCGTGGCCATCGAGGAACCGGTGTACCCGATGGCGACGTCGATGTTCGCACCGCACAAGGCCTATTGGCACCTCGACGTGCCGGCGGGGGTCTCGCTTGGCTGCAACGCGGACAAGGCGCATCGGTCGGGCATCACCGGTAAGGGAATCAAGGTCGCAATGGTGGACAGTGGGTGGTTCAAGCATCCGTTTTTTGTCAATCGGGGCTACCGCGCAGCGCCTGTGGTGCTTGGGCCGGGTGCCGCAAACTCGCTTGCAGATGAGAGCGGGCACGGCACCGGCGAATCGGCGAACATTTTCGCCTGTGCGCCGGATGTCGAGTTGCTACCGGTAAAGATAAATTTCGTCAATTCGCTAGGTGCGTTCAACGCGGCGGTGGGATTGAATCCCCACATCATCACCTGTAGCTGGGGTAGTGACACCGGTACCAGTACCACGCTCAGCGCCGCAAACCAGGCACTCGCGGCAGCCATCGCGGCAGCGGTCGCGGCGGGGATCACCGTCATCTTCTCCGCCGGCAACGGCCATGTGGGCTTCCCCGGCCAGCATCCGGATGTGATCTCCGCCGGCGGTGTCTTTATGGATATCGATCAAAGCCTTCGGGCGTCGAACTATGCGAGTGGGTTCAACAGCGTCATCTACCCAAACCGCCGTGTGCCGGATCTGTCGGGCCTTGTGGGGATGAAGCCTGGTGCGAACTACATCATGCTCCCGCTCGAACCCGGAGACCAGATTGACGTACAGAAGGCCGGCGGCGTCTTCCCGAATGGAGACGAGACGACGAACAACGACGGGTGGGCAGCGTTCAGCGGCACGTCCGCCGCCGCACCGCAGCTTGCTGGCGTGGCCGCGCTTATCAAACAGGCCTGTAAGAAACTCACGCCGCAGCAAATCAAGACGATCATGATGAAAACCGCGCGAGATGTCACGGCCGGCGATTGCAATACCACAGCACTGACCCCTGGGGGTGTCGCTTCCGTCGTCGGTCCGGATGCCTCGACCGGTAACGGCCTCGTCGATGCACACAAAGCGGTCCTTTCCGCGAAGATCCAATGCCTCGGGCCAATCGTCCCAATCAAGCCCATCACTGTGCAACCCATCACGCCGGTTGGCCTCATAAAACCGGTGCAGCCGATCAAACCCATACAGCCCATTACACCGATCCAACCGATTAAGCCTATTGCGCCCGTTGTTCTCCTCCCGCCAGTCGCGACAGTGAAAACCGCCGAGGAATCCACGCCTGAACAGGGCCAGACGACCTTGTCGGAGGAAGATGTCGCCTCGTTGCAGGACTTGATCGCTACGTCTGATTTCGAGCTGGACAAGTAA